One window of the Magnolia sinica isolate HGM2019 chromosome 19, MsV1, whole genome shotgun sequence genome contains the following:
- the LOC131235342 gene encoding uncharacterized protein LOC131235342 isoform X7 gives MGVLSQGTTRTEGADEQDFVQVKNMEARMKEDIIAEVTQSGGRMLLHHEELNPVSKHSSVEGYWENILLDDVKTPAEVHASLKAEGYNIEYKRIPLTREREALLTDIDAIHSCQDE, from the exons GCACCACAAGAACAGAAGGAGCTGATGAGCAAGACTTCGTCCAG GTGAAAAACATGGAAGCTCGGATGAAAGAAGATATAATAGCTGAGGTAACACAATCTGGTGGTCGAATGCTATTGCATCATGAAGAACTTAATCCAGTGTCGAAGCATTCCAGTGTAGAAGGGTACTGGGAGAACATTTTATTAGATGATGTGAAGACACCTGCAGAAGTACATGCCTCTCTGAAAGCTGAAGGCTACAATATTGAATACAAGAGGATACCGCTAACACGAGAAAGAGAAGCCTTATTGACAGATATTGACGCAATCCACTCCTGTCAAGATGA GTGA
- the LOC131235342 gene encoding uncharacterized protein LOC131235342 isoform X8, producing MGVLSQGTTRTEGADEQDFVQVKNMEARMKEDIIAETPAEVHASLKAEGYNIEYKRIPLTREREALLTDIDAIHSCQDEYVSCIRQLATIICFTIWRLLSFCVTHWLWVSC from the exons GCACCACAAGAACAGAAGGAGCTGATGAGCAAGACTTCGTCCAG GTGAAAAACATGGAAGCTCGGATGAAAGAAGATATAATAGCTGAG ACACCTGCAGAAGTACATGCCTCTCTGAAAGCTGAAGGCTACAATATTGAATACAAGAGGATACCGCTAACACGAGAAAGAGAAGCCTTATTGACAGATATTGACGCAATCCACTCCTGTCAAGATGAGTATGTATCATGTATCAGACAGCTAGCAACTATTATCTGTTTTACG ATCTGGAGGTTGCTATCTTTTTGTGTCACACACTGGTTATGGGTGAGCTGCTGA
- the LOC131235342 gene encoding uncharacterized protein LOC131235342 isoform X1 — MGVLSQGTTRTEGADEQDFVQVKNMEARMKEDIIAEVTQSGGRMLLHHEELNPVSKHSSVEGYWENILLDDVKTPAEVHASLKAEGYNIEYKRIPLTREREALLTDIDAIHSCQDEYVSCIRQLATIICFTIWRLLSFCVTHWLWVSC; from the exons GCACCACAAGAACAGAAGGAGCTGATGAGCAAGACTTCGTCCAG GTGAAAAACATGGAAGCTCGGATGAAAGAAGATATAATAGCTGAGGTAACACAATCTGGTGGTCGAATGCTATTGCATCATGAAGAACTTAATCCAGTGTCGAAGCATTCCAGTGTAGAAGGGTACTGGGAGAACATTTTATTAGATGATGTGAAGACACCTGCAGAAGTACATGCCTCTCTGAAAGCTGAAGGCTACAATATTGAATACAAGAGGATACCGCTAACACGAGAAAGAGAAGCCTTATTGACAGATATTGACGCAATCCACTCCTGTCAAGATGAGTATGTATCATGTATCAGACAGCTAGCAACTATTATCTGTTTTACG ATCTGGAGGTTGCTATCTTTTTGTGTCACACACTGGTTATGGGTGAGCTGCTGA
- the LOC131235342 gene encoding uncharacterized protein LOC131235342 isoform X4 codes for MGVLSQGTTRTEGADEQDFVQVKNMEARMKEDIIAEVTQSGGRMLLHHEELNPVSKHSSVEGYWENILLDDVKTPAEVHASLKAEGYNIEYKRIPLTREREALLTDIDAIHSCQDESGGCYLFVSHTGYG; via the exons GCACCACAAGAACAGAAGGAGCTGATGAGCAAGACTTCGTCCAG GTGAAAAACATGGAAGCTCGGATGAAAGAAGATATAATAGCTGAGGTAACACAATCTGGTGGTCGAATGCTATTGCATCATGAAGAACTTAATCCAGTGTCGAAGCATTCCAGTGTAGAAGGGTACTGGGAGAACATTTTATTAGATGATGTGAAGACACCTGCAGAAGTACATGCCTCTCTGAAAGCTGAAGGCTACAATATTGAATACAAGAGGATACCGCTAACACGAGAAAGAGAAGCCTTATTGACAGATATTGACGCAATCCACTCCTGTCAAGATGA ATCTGGAGGTTGCTATCTTTTTGTGTCACACACTGGTTATGGGTGA
- the LOC131235342 gene encoding uncharacterized protein LOC131235342 isoform X5 → MGVLSQGTTRTEGADEQDFVQVKNMEARMKEDIIAEVTQSGGRMLLHHEELNPVSKHSSVEGYWENILLDDVKTPAEVHASLKAEGYNIEYKRIPLTREREALLTDIDAIHSCQDELLSFCVTHWLWVSC, encoded by the exons GCACCACAAGAACAGAAGGAGCTGATGAGCAAGACTTCGTCCAG GTGAAAAACATGGAAGCTCGGATGAAAGAAGATATAATAGCTGAGGTAACACAATCTGGTGGTCGAATGCTATTGCATCATGAAGAACTTAATCCAGTGTCGAAGCATTCCAGTGTAGAAGGGTACTGGGAGAACATTTTATTAGATGATGTGAAGACACCTGCAGAAGTACATGCCTCTCTGAAAGCTGAAGGCTACAATATTGAATACAAGAGGATACCGCTAACACGAGAAAGAGAAGCCTTATTGACAGATATTGACGCAATCCACTCCTGTCAAGATGA GTTGCTATCTTTTTGTGTCACACACTGGTTATGGGTGAGCTGCTGA
- the LOC131235342 gene encoding uncharacterized protein LOC131235342 isoform X3, translating to MVLKSGERDLDICPVKNMEARMKEDIIAEVTQSGGRMLLHHEELNPVSKHSSVEGYWENILLDDVKTPAEVHASLKAEGYNIEYKRIPLTREREALLTDIDAIHSCQDEYVSCIRQLATIICFTIWRLLSFCVTHWLWVSC from the exons GTGAAAAACATGGAAGCTCGGATGAAAGAAGATATAATAGCTGAGGTAACACAATCTGGTGGTCGAATGCTATTGCATCATGAAGAACTTAATCCAGTGTCGAAGCATTCCAGTGTAGAAGGGTACTGGGAGAACATTTTATTAGATGATGTGAAGACACCTGCAGAAGTACATGCCTCTCTGAAAGCTGAAGGCTACAATATTGAATACAAGAGGATACCGCTAACACGAGAAAGAGAAGCCTTATTGACAGATATTGACGCAATCCACTCCTGTCAAGATGAGTATGTATCATGTATCAGACAGCTAGCAACTATTATCTGTTTTACG ATCTGGAGGTTGCTATCTTTTTGTGTCACACACTGGTTATGGGTGAGCTGCTGA
- the LOC131235342 gene encoding uncharacterized protein LOC131235342 isoform X6: MEARMKEDIIAEVTQSGGRMLLHHEELNPVSKHSSVEGYWENILLDDVKTPAEVHASLKAEGYNIEYKRIPLTREREALLTDIDAIHSCQDEYVSCIRQLATIICFTIWRLLSFCVTHWLWVSC, encoded by the exons ATGGAAGCTCGGATGAAAGAAGATATAATAGCTGAGGTAACACAATCTGGTGGTCGAATGCTATTGCATCATGAAGAACTTAATCCAGTGTCGAAGCATTCCAGTGTAGAAGGGTACTGGGAGAACATTTTATTAGATGATGTGAAGACACCTGCAGAAGTACATGCCTCTCTGAAAGCTGAAGGCTACAATATTGAATACAAGAGGATACCGCTAACACGAGAAAGAGAAGCCTTATTGACAGATATTGACGCAATCCACTCCTGTCAAGATGAGTATGTATCATGTATCAGACAGCTAGCAACTATTATCTGTTTTACG ATCTGGAGGTTGCTATCTTTTTGTGTCACACACTGGTTATGGGTGAGCTGCTGA